In a single window of the Roseiconus lacunae genome:
- a CDS encoding outer membrane protein assembly factor BamB family protein has protein sequence MNLTLRDRWLWSLASLLLMPSMLLGQTADWPYWRGPNMDGTAEVTGLPDDWDPDGGEGSNVVWKRDDLGGPCTPIAMNGRLYSIQRYLAGTAREGERVVCIDAASGETIWENNYNVWLSDVPAERVGWSSVVGDQESGNIYVLGACDIFLCIDGESGETLWKVPLHEQFGMLSTYGGRTNFPIVYEDLVIISGIIINWGDFAKPNHRLLAMNKNTGEFVWFSGTRDLPYDTTYSAPSLVTVDGQRQLIMGCGDGAVWGFQPRTGKPLWNYQLSRRGLFATPLVVGDMVFCGHSEENADDASVMGAVAGLKISGRGADTKVSEMWKQLEVVSGYSEPVYVDGRVYWVDDRCKMWVFDAETGEAIVERKAFAGSRQRSALLYADGKIYVTTENGRWAIVEPTEDGFDVLSKGRIRDTGFGASPIVADGRLYFQSTTALYCVASGEGKQTPQTLAGGLKPETPVEEDTEIAQVQIVPCEGLIQPGESIEYTVNVYNTNGQQLETPADVKFSVVGDGASIEGNKLTASKDAAHTGVQITAEVNGQTGHARTRIVPPLPWKFTFDGMTDPPLSWVGARYRHVIRDIDGSAALTKVNTIPKGARSRAWMGPSDLSEYTISADVRGSRMNAQLPDIGLTAHGYVLDLMGQSQQLQIRTWSAQLRMAESVKFPWKEDQWYRMKFRVDLESEGPATVAVLRGKVWPRDEDEPKEWTVTARDESPNLASSPGLYGNAKVAELYLDNIEVVPNDDSE, from the coding sequence ATGAACTTGACACTTCGAGATCGCTGGCTCTGGTCGTTGGCGAGCCTACTGCTGATGCCATCAATGCTGCTCGGTCAGACCGCCGATTGGCCCTATTGGCGTGGTCCGAACATGGACGGCACCGCGGAAGTCACTGGGTTGCCCGATGATTGGGATCCCGATGGGGGCGAAGGCAGCAACGTCGTGTGGAAACGCGACGATTTGGGGGGGCCATGCACACCGATCGCGATGAACGGTCGGCTGTATAGCATCCAGCGATACCTCGCCGGCACCGCGCGTGAAGGCGAACGAGTCGTCTGCATCGATGCCGCCAGTGGCGAAACGATCTGGGAAAACAATTACAACGTCTGGCTGAGCGATGTTCCGGCCGAACGTGTGGGCTGGTCGAGCGTCGTCGGCGATCAAGAATCCGGCAACATCTATGTTCTCGGTGCCTGCGATATCTTCCTTTGTATCGACGGGGAATCCGGCGAGACGCTTTGGAAGGTTCCATTGCATGAGCAATTCGGGATGCTGAGCACCTACGGTGGTCGGACAAATTTCCCGATCGTCTACGAAGACTTGGTGATCATTAGCGGCATCATCATCAACTGGGGGGACTTCGCAAAGCCCAACCACCGGTTGCTGGCGATGAACAAGAATACTGGCGAGTTTGTTTGGTTTAGCGGGACACGGGACCTGCCTTATGACACTACATACTCGGCCCCCAGCTTGGTCACCGTCGATGGCCAACGCCAGCTGATCATGGGTTGCGGCGACGGGGCAGTTTGGGGATTTCAGCCTCGCACGGGAAAACCTCTCTGGAACTACCAGTTGTCGCGTCGTGGTCTGTTCGCAACACCGCTGGTCGTCGGCGACATGGTGTTCTGTGGGCACAGCGAAGAAAACGCTGACGATGCGAGCGTGATGGGGGCCGTCGCCGGATTAAAAATCTCCGGTCGCGGCGCCGACACGAAGGTTTCCGAAATGTGGAAGCAATTGGAAGTCGTCAGCGGTTACAGCGAACCGGTCTATGTCGACGGCAGGGTTTACTGGGTTGATGACCGCTGCAAAATGTGGGTCTTCGATGCCGAAACTGGCGAAGCAATTGTCGAGCGGAAAGCATTCGCCGGCAGCCGCCAACGATCAGCGTTGCTTTATGCCGACGGCAAAATTTATGTGACCACCGAGAACGGCCGTTGGGCTATCGTCGAACCGACCGAAGACGGGTTCGATGTGCTCAGCAAAGGACGCATCCGGGACACCGGCTTCGGTGCCTCGCCGATCGTTGCCGACGGACGGCTGTATTTCCAAAGCACGACGGCGCTGTACTGCGTCGCGTCGGGCGAAGGCAAGCAGACCCCACAGACCCTTGCCGGTGGCCTGAAGCCAGAGACTCCGGTCGAAGAAGACACCGAGATCGCTCAGGTTCAAATCGTTCCCTGTGAAGGCTTGATTCAACCCGGCGAGTCGATCGAATACACTGTCAACGTGTACAATACCAACGGTCAACAACTCGAAACCCCCGCCGATGTGAAATTTTCGGTGGTCGGTGACGGGGCCTCGATCGAAGGCAATAAGCTCACCGCGAGCAAAGATGCCGCCCACACCGGCGTCCAAATTACCGCCGAAGTCAACGGTCAAACGGGACATGCCCGCACACGGATCGTCCCGCCGTTGCCTTGGAAATTCACATTCGATGGGATGACCGACCCACCGCTTTCCTGGGTCGGTGCCCGGTACCGTCACGTGATTCGTGACATCGATGGATCGGCCGCCTTGACCAAGGTCAATACGATCCCCAAAGGCGCACGCAGCCGCGCATGGATGGGGCCGAGTGATCTGTCCGAGTACACCATTTCGGCCGACGTTCGCGGGTCACGCATGAACGCGCAGCTTCCCGACATCGGTTTGACCGCCCACGGTTACGTTTTGGACCTGATGGGGCAAAGTCAGCAATTGCAGATCCGCACATGGTCGGCCCAATTGCGGATGGCCGAGTCGGTTAAATTTCCATGGAAGGAAGATCAGTGGTATCGAATGAAGTTCCGTGTTGACCTGGAAAGCGAAGGCCCGGCGACCGTTGCTGTGCTACGCGGGAAGGTTTGGCCACGTGACGAGGATGAACCCAAAGAATGGACGGTGACCGCCCGTGACGAGTCGCCAAACCTGGCTTCTAGCCCCGGTTTGTACGGCAACGCGAAAGTCGCCGAACTGTATCTCGACAACATCGAAGTCGTCCCCAACGACGACAGCGAATAA
- a CDS encoding outer membrane protein assembly factor BamB family protein, translating to MKPAKEAAEAPDATVAAKPSEAVAAEESSTAQADATTLVKEETSPEEVLAAGGDWPQWGGSRFKNNVPGVTGLPQEWNIGKFDRRSGEWDSSKATNIAWYANLGSQTYGNPVVADGRVYVGTNNGAGHLKRYPPQVDLGCLLAFSEKDGSFLWQHSSEKLITGRVHDWPLQGICCAPLVEGKRLWFVTNRGEVRCLDTEGYYDDEDDGPVTAETARVTDIALSSDAGKAAMAGLGEGKLADAVLEALENAGEPVEGDAKVEVVTDGSAWTVTGNFNGVDRTLSVKKAGPNVSFFKKLGVHDKRDADTIWIYNMMDQLNTSQHNMCSCSVTSYGDYLFVNTSNGLDESHINLPSPDAPTFICLNKNTGELLWQDSSPGTNILHGQWSSPAVAVLGGVPQVLFAGGDGWMYSFKAGPGKDGKGELLWKFDCNPKESKWILGGEGTRNNIIATPVVYNDLVYVAVGQDPEHGEGEGHFWCIDPTKRGNVSPQLAMKVEGDGRVEIPHKRIQAVEPEEGEIAVDNPNSAVVWHYSLSDINDDGEIDFEEEMHRTIGTAAIKDDLIYVADFSGLLHCLDARGENGQAKVYFTYDMLAQSWGSPLIADGHVYVGDEDGDVAIFQFGSQYNEPMDEINMGSSVYSTPIAANGRIYISTKDKLFAIEASEE from the coding sequence ATGAAGCCCGCGAAGGAGGCCGCCGAAGCTCCCGACGCCACGGTTGCCGCGAAGCCTAGCGAAGCCGTCGCGGCCGAGGAATCCTCGACCGCGCAAGCGGATGCCACGACGCTGGTCAAAGAAGAAACTTCTCCCGAAGAAGTCCTTGCCGCCGGTGGCGATTGGCCTCAGTGGGGTGGATCGCGATTCAAGAACAATGTCCCCGGCGTTACCGGCCTGCCTCAGGAATGGAACATCGGCAAATTCGATCGCCGCAGCGGTGAATGGGACAGCTCTAAAGCGACCAACATCGCTTGGTATGCAAACCTGGGCAGCCAAACGTATGGGAACCCCGTCGTTGCTGACGGCCGAGTTTATGTCGGGACCAACAATGGTGCCGGTCACCTGAAACGTTATCCGCCGCAGGTCGACCTCGGATGCCTCCTGGCGTTTTCAGAAAAAGACGGCTCGTTTCTATGGCAGCACAGCAGCGAAAAACTGATCACCGGACGCGTTCATGACTGGCCGCTTCAGGGCATCTGCTGTGCACCGCTAGTCGAGGGCAAGCGACTGTGGTTCGTGACCAACCGCGGCGAAGTTCGTTGCCTGGACACCGAAGGTTACTACGACGACGAAGACGACGGTCCTGTCACCGCAGAAACCGCCCGCGTGACCGACATCGCATTGTCATCTGACGCCGGAAAGGCCGCGATGGCCGGGCTGGGCGAAGGAAAGTTGGCCGATGCCGTCCTCGAAGCGTTGGAAAATGCGGGCGAGCCGGTCGAAGGTGATGCCAAGGTCGAAGTCGTCACCGACGGGTCGGCCTGGACCGTGACCGGCAACTTCAATGGCGTCGATCGAACACTGTCGGTCAAGAAAGCCGGTCCGAACGTCAGCTTTTTCAAGAAGCTTGGGGTTCACGACAAGCGTGATGCCGACACGATCTGGATCTACAACATGATGGACCAGTTGAACACCAGCCAGCACAACATGTGTTCGTGTAGCGTGACCAGCTATGGCGACTACTTGTTCGTTAACACCAGTAACGGTTTGGACGAATCGCACATCAATTTGCCGTCGCCCGACGCACCTACGTTCATCTGCTTGAACAAGAACACCGGCGAACTGTTGTGGCAAGATTCCTCACCGGGCACGAACATCCTACACGGTCAATGGTCTAGCCCCGCGGTGGCAGTCCTCGGTGGCGTTCCCCAAGTTCTGTTCGCCGGTGGCGACGGATGGATGTACAGCTTCAAAGCCGGCCCCGGCAAAGATGGCAAGGGCGAACTGCTGTGGAAATTTGACTGTAACCCCAAGGAGTCGAAGTGGATTCTCGGTGGTGAAGGTACGCGGAACAACATCATCGCGACTCCGGTTGTTTACAACGACCTCGTCTACGTCGCTGTCGGGCAAGACCCCGAACACGGCGAGGGCGAAGGGCACTTCTGGTGCATCGATCCGACCAAACGCGGAAACGTCTCACCACAACTGGCGATGAAAGTCGAAGGCGACGGACGCGTTGAGATTCCTCACAAGCGAATCCAAGCGGTCGAACCTGAAGAAGGCGAAATCGCGGTCGACAATCCCAATTCGGCCGTCGTTTGGCACTATTCGCTCTCGGACATCAACGATGACGGCGAGATCGACTTCGAAGAAGAAATGCACCGCACGATCGGTACCGCTGCGATCAAAGACGACTTGATCTACGTGGCCGACTTCTCCGGGCTGTTGCACTGCTTGGATGCTCGCGGCGAAAACGGCCAAGCGAAGGTCTACTTCACGTACGACATGTTGGCTCAAAGCTGGGGAAGTCCACTGATCGCCGACGGTCACGTTTATGTCGGTGACGAAGACGGTGATGTGGCGATCTTTCAATTCGGTTCGCAATACAACGAACCGATGGACGAGATCAACATGGGCAGCAGTGTTTACAGCACGCCGATCGCTGCCAATGGTCGCATCTATATCAGCACCAAAGACAAGTTGTTCGCCATCGAAGCGTCGGAAGAGTAA
- a CDS encoding response regulator, giving the protein MTKTVVDCGNCGPDFHSIRQFLTSNFDAVVIQTHNADDTLKVLRSRQVDLVTVNRKLDRDYTDGIHVVKIIKADDEVGHTPVMLVTNYEEHQQAAVAAGGVLGFGKLAMRDPETVELLQPYLGS; this is encoded by the coding sequence ATGACGAAGACGGTTGTCGACTGCGGAAACTGTGGTCCTGACTTTCACTCCATTCGTCAGTTCTTGACGTCCAATTTTGATGCGGTGGTCATCCAAACTCACAATGCGGATGACACCCTGAAGGTCCTGCGAAGTCGTCAAGTTGACTTGGTGACCGTGAACCGAAAATTGGATCGGGACTATACCGATGGCATCCATGTGGTGAAAATCATTAAGGCCGACGACGAAGTCGGTCATACACCTGTCATGTTGGTCACCAACTATGAAGAACACCAGCAGGCGGCCGTGGCTGCCGGTGGTGTTCTCGGTTTCGGCAAACTCGCGATGCGGGATCCCGAAACCGTTGAATTGCTCCAGCCTTATCTGGGATCATGA
- the panD gene encoding aspartate 1-decarboxylase, with amino-acid sequence MNSPFRKMLSAKIHRATITGADLDYEGSITIPPDLLDASGIVPYESVYVWNVTRGTRLETYAITGEPGTRDICANGAAAHLIHPGDKVIIASYAFVPEEQVKTHRPRLVFVDDQNRIAHLGPEVPGPKRRPTEGESPQGVQVGGGTAC; translated from the coding sequence ATGAATAGCCCGTTTCGAAAAATGCTGTCCGCCAAAATCCATCGCGCGACCATCACCGGCGCCGATTTGGATTACGAAGGCAGCATCACGATCCCACCCGATCTGCTTGATGCTTCGGGAATCGTTCCGTATGAATCGGTATACGTCTGGAACGTCACCCGAGGGACTCGGTTGGAAACCTATGCGATCACCGGTGAACCGGGAACTCGAGATATCTGCGCCAATGGTGCCGCGGCCCACCTGATTCACCCCGGTGACAAAGTGATCATCGCCAGCTACGCGTTCGTTCCCGAAGAACAGGTCAAGACGCACCGTCCAAGGTTAGTGTTCGTTGACGACCAGAATCGTATCGCCCATTTGGGGCCCGAAGTTCCTGGCCCCAAACGCCGTCCCACCGAGGGGGAGTCTCCCCAAGGTGTCCAAGTCGGTGGCGGAACTGCCTGTTAG
- a CDS encoding DMT family transporter produces the protein MNQPSTVLIVAVVIGLLAGGLLGAQPSVNGLLGKSVAHPLQASLISFSCGTAVLLVLTLTVGGGFPPRFVVSPSQLPWWAWTGGAIGVVMVSTSLFLVPRVGSLPWFAAVMTGQTIAALFLDHYGWLGNPRSPVSLLRLIGTLLLILGVLAIVGAKQMEQDQSATNVETKTDS, from the coding sequence TTGAACCAGCCATCGACCGTTTTGATTGTCGCCGTCGTGATCGGGCTATTGGCAGGGGGTCTGCTCGGGGCACAACCGAGCGTCAACGGCCTGTTGGGAAAGAGCGTTGCTCATCCGCTGCAAGCATCGTTGATTTCGTTCAGCTGCGGGACAGCGGTGCTGCTGGTGTTGACGTTGACAGTCGGCGGCGGCTTTCCTCCGCGATTTGTGGTGTCGCCATCGCAATTACCGTGGTGGGCCTGGACCGGCGGGGCGATCGGTGTGGTGATGGTTTCGACGTCTTTGTTTTTGGTTCCACGCGTCGGTTCGTTACCATGGTTTGCTGCGGTGATGACGGGGCAAACGATTGCGGCACTATTCTTAGACCACTACGGTTGGCTGGGGAATCCACGGTCGCCGGTATCACTGCTTCGGCTGATCGGTACGTTGCTGTTGATCCTCGGTGTGTTGGCGATCGTCGGTGCCAAGCAAATGGAACAAGATCAGTCGGCGACCAACGTCGAAACCAAGACCGACTCGTAG